TATGATTGGCAGGGGCGGTAGGACATCTAAGAGGATAAGTGACATCCTGAAGGAGGAATTAGGAATACAGAATCCTTATATACAAGCTAAGAAAGTTGATAAGCCATTCCTAAGCACGAGGATAGTCGCAAGTTACATAGCTAGGAGGATCGCTAAGGGGGAGAGGTACAAGAAAGTAGCTTACTCAGCTCTGGGGAGGGTTATGGCTGAGGGAGCTAAGGGAGTTGAGATAAGGCTCTCTGGAAAGTTTGGGAGTCAGAGAGCTAGGGAAGAGAGATTCAGGGAAGGAGTTATATATAGATGCGGACAGGACTACATTGAGAACGTTGAATATGCGGTGAAGCACGTCTTAATGCCGCAGGGCATGATAGGAGTGAGGGTGAGGATTGTCAAACCGGGCGTGAGGGGACCTGATGCCGTTGTGATAAAGGAAGATGAGATAGAGAGAATTAGGGAGAGGATAAAGTCTGAGATGGAATCCTTATCGGAATCGGAGGTCGTGGAGATACCTGAGGAGTTGGAGGGAGAGCTAGAGGTTGCTGGAGAGGTGAAAGAGGATGAGTCCGAGCAAGCTCGATGAGCTAAGAGGACTG
The sequence above is drawn from the Candidatus Korarchaeum cryptofilum OPF8 genome and encodes:
- a CDS encoding 30S ribosomal protein S3; protein product: MSSAKSMPIYKKFVQEGIVKYKLHEFMEKISDKAGFHGVEISSTPIRDIITVYVESPGVMIGRGGRTSKRISDILKEELGIQNPYIQAKKVDKPFLSTRIVASYIARRIAKGERYKKVAYSALGRVMAEGAKGVEIRLSGKFGSQRAREERFREGVIYRCGQDYIENVEYAVKHVLMPQGMIGVRVRIVKPGVRGPDAVVIKEDEIERIRERIKSEMESLSESEVVEIPEELEGELEVAGEVKEDESEQAR